In a genomic window of Thermosynechococcus sp. CL-1:
- the rplE gene encoding 50S ribosomal protein L5 — MSQRLKDHYNKTVVPQLMQQFQYKNIHQVPKIVKVTVNRGLGEAAQNAKALEATLAEIATITGQKPVVTRAKKAIAGFKIRKGMPVGVAVTLRSDRMYAFLDRLINLALPRIRDFRGVNPKSFDGRGNYTLGLREQLIFPEVNYDDIDQIRGMDVSIITTANTDEEGRALLKAMGMPFREN, encoded by the coding sequence ATGTCCCAACGCCTTAAAGATCACTACAACAAAACCGTTGTGCCGCAGCTCATGCAGCAATTCCAGTACAAAAACATTCACCAAGTCCCCAAGATTGTCAAAGTGACTGTCAACCGCGGTCTGGGTGAAGCGGCGCAAAATGCCAAAGCCCTTGAAGCCACACTGGCAGAAATTGCCACGATTACCGGCCAAAAGCCCGTCGTTACCCGCGCCAAGAAGGCGATCGCTGGCTTCAAAATTCGCAAAGGCATGCCCGTTGGTGTGGCCGTGACGCTGCGATCCGATCGCATGTATGCCTTTTTGGATCGCTTGATTAACTTGGCACTGCCACGGATCCGTGACTTTCGCGGTGTCAACCCCAAAAGCTTTGATGGCCGGGGCAACTACACCCTAGGTTTGCGCGAGCAACTGATTTTCCCCGAAGTCAACTACGACGACATTGATCAAATTCGCGGCATGGATGTCTCAATCATCACCACTGCCAATACTGATGAAGAAGGACGCGCCCTGCTCAAAGCAATGGGCATGCCGTTCCGTGAGAACTAA
- the rplX gene encoding 50S ribosomal protein L24 → MAAKKANKKPVRYRMHVKKGDTVQVIAGSDKAKVGEVLAVFPKTSQVIVKGVNLKTKHVKPRQEGESGQIITKEAPIHSCKVMLYSTKQNVASRICYTYTEDGRKVRMLKKTGEIID, encoded by the coding sequence ATGGCGGCCAAGAAAGCAAACAAAAAGCCAGTGCGCTATCGCATGCACGTGAAAAAAGGGGACACGGTTCAAGTCATCGCTGGCAGTGACAAAGCCAAAGTCGGTGAAGTCCTCGCCGTTTTCCCCAAGACCAGTCAGGTGATTGTCAAAGGGGTGAACCTAAAAACCAAACACGTCAAGCCCCGCCAAGAGGGCGAATCTGGGCAAATCATCACCAAAGAAGCCCCGATTCACAGTTGTAAGGTGATGCTCTACTCCACCAAGCAAAACGTGGCCAGTCGCATCTGCTACACCTACACCGAAGATGGCCGTAAGGTGCGGATGCTCAAGAAAACTGGCGAAATCATTGATTAG
- the rpsH gene encoding 30S ribosomal protein S8: MAVNDTIGDMLTRIRNANLARHQTTTIPATRMTRSIAQVLKAEGFIRDFEEQGDGIKRHLVVSLKYRGKQRQPIITALKRVSKPGLRVYANSRELPRVLGGIGIAIISTSSGIMTDREARKQGIGGEVLCYVW; this comes from the coding sequence ATGGCAGTAAATGACACGATTGGCGATATGCTAACTCGCATCCGCAACGCAAACCTTGCGCGTCATCAAACCACCACCATTCCGGCCACGCGCATGACCCGCAGTATTGCGCAGGTGCTGAAAGCGGAAGGGTTTATTCGCGATTTTGAAGAGCAAGGGGACGGCATCAAACGGCATCTTGTGGTTTCCCTAAAATATCGCGGCAAGCAGCGCCAGCCGATTATTACTGCGCTCAAGCGGGTGAGCAAACCCGGTCTGCGCGTCTATGCCAATTCCCGTGAGTTGCCCCGGGTGCTCGGTGGCATCGGCATTGCCATCATCTCCACCTCTAGCGGCATCATGACTGATCGCGAGGCACGGAAGCAGGGCATTGGCGGCGAAGTACTCTGTTACGTTTGGTAA
- the rpmC gene encoding 50S ribosomal protein L29, whose translation MALTKMKDLRELSDQQVSDRIAAIKKELFDLRFKKATRQEVKPHQFKHLRHELAQLLTLENERRRSGGQD comes from the coding sequence ATGGCACTGACAAAAATGAAAGACCTGCGGGAACTGAGTGATCAACAGGTGAGCGATCGCATTGCCGCCATTAAGAAAGAACTCTTTGATCTGCGCTTCAAAAAAGCCACCCGCCAAGAGGTCAAGCCCCATCAATTTAAGCATCTGCGCCATGAGTTGGCACAGCTTTTAACCCTTGAGAATGAACGTCGCCGCAGTGGAGGCCAAGACTAA
- the rplN gene encoding 50S ribosomal protein L14: MIQQETYLNVADNSGAKKLLCIRVLGGGNRRYGSVGDVIIATVKDATPNMAVKKSDVVRAVIVRTRKTIRRESGMSIRFDDNAAVLINQEGNPRGTRVFGPVARELRDKNFTKIVSLAPEVL, encoded by the coding sequence ATGATTCAACAGGAAACCTATCTCAACGTCGCCGACAATAGCGGCGCCAAAAAGCTCCTCTGCATCCGTGTGCTCGGCGGCGGTAACCGTCGCTACGGCAGTGTCGGCGATGTGATCATTGCCACCGTCAAAGATGCCACCCCCAATATGGCAGTGAAAAAATCCGATGTGGTTCGCGCTGTCATTGTGCGCACCCGCAAAACCATCCGCCGTGAAAGTGGCATGAGCATTCGCTTTGATGACAATGCCGCTGTCTTGATCAACCAAGAGGGTAACCCTCGCGGTACCCGTGTCTTTGGTCCTGTGGCTCGTGAACTGCGGGATAAAAACTTTACGAAAATTGTTTCATTGGCACCGGAGGTACTCTAA
- the rpsQ gene encoding 30S ribosomal protein S17, protein MAVKERVGVVVSDKMQKTVVVAVENRAPHPKYGKIVVKTRRYKAHDENNEAKVGDRVRIRETRPLSRTKRWVIAEILSPRTA, encoded by the coding sequence ATGGCAGTTAAAGAACGTGTTGGCGTCGTCGTCAGCGACAAAATGCAAAAAACCGTCGTCGTTGCCGTCGAAAACCGCGCCCCCCACCCCAAGTACGGCAAAATTGTCGTCAAAACCCGCCGCTACAAAGCCCATGATGAAAATAACGAAGCCAAAGTGGGCGATCGCGTGCGCATTCGGGAAACCCGTCCCCTGAGTCGCACCAAGCGTTGGGTCATTGCCGAGATTCTCAGTCCTCGCACTGCCTAA